Part of the Zingiber officinale cultivar Zhangliang chromosome 8A, Zo_v1.1, whole genome shotgun sequence genome, TTTAGTTTGTGTTCCTTTccccttcccttccctttctcttcctttgcaaagcctagggttttggtgcgAATCGAAGCGCTTCCTGCTCGCGCTGCGCGAGACCAAGGAGGAGCGGGAGGCCCGGATCCGGAGCCTCTTTGGCTTCTTCAACAAGGCAGGGCTTGGCTACCTCGATTATGACCAGATCGAGACTGGCCTGTCCGGTCTCAACATCCCCGCTGAGTACAAGTACGCTAGGGATCTCCTTAAGGTTTGCGACTCCGACCGCGACGGGCGGGTCGAATACCAGGAGTTCCGTAGGTACATGGACGGCAAGGAGCTCGAGCTCTATCGAATCTTCCAGGCCATCGATGTCGAGCATAATTGCCCGAGGAACTCTGGGATGCCCTCATCGAGGCAGGTAAAATTGATTAAGAAGGAACACTCTGAACTGCATCTCAAGTAACGAAGTAACATTATAGATAGGAACCGTTGACAGAGGATTTGATTATTTCCGAGTTCATTGCATAATCATAACGCTGGTCTAGTATTCCACTAATATTATGGAAGTGTACTAAATTCATTCCTCACATCTATGCGGCATACAGTGAGTACCGGGATCCTACACCTACAACTGATAGTTATCCTAgtgtttcaaaattatctttgatGATCATTATTCTTACTACCGAGTTGCATTTTGTTTGCTTATTTTAGGCATTAAATTTCAAAGAAGCAACATGAGTTCAATTCCTTCCATTTTCTCCCCTCGCTTTTGTTATTTTATACATGTTGCCCAATAAATTCAGTTTAGAAACTATTGACAATGGACAACACTACTACAGGGCAAAGGTAAAAACATTGGCTTTATATGATGAGCCATGAATTGCATAGCTGCACATCCAAAGATGCAAGAACAACTTACCTGTCTGCATAGATATCTAATTGTATATACTGAAGATCCTAGATTCGGTTATCATCATATTTCCTTATGGCTTTTAGACATTAAAACCCCTGATTCTTAAGTGACTATCATCCAAATCTTTTCTACAAAAATATTGGTTGTCATGATTGGTTCTGATTAAGTTTAAGTTtctatattggaattggttttgCATAATGCTTTTCTTCATGCCCATGTTTTATTACTAACGTGAAATCTTTTGATGTATCTGTAGAGGTTGATTTGGCTATGGAAACAGATATGGATCGCGATAAGGGCCCTCAGAAGATGTCAAATGGTGCACCATTAGAGAAGGAAACGGATGACACACTCATGGAGAAGGAAACTGACAGTTGAGTTAAAAAGTTTTCAACGTTTCATTCTTTTGTCATCATAATAAGTTGACTGCATAAGCCAAAAGGTTCATTCtgtgttgttgttatatttttctttataattCAGAACAAAACTTATTTTTGTCTATTAGTGTGTGATATGATACTAAACACATGGTTGCATTTAATAAATGTTATGATAAGAGCTGTTGCTTCTTAACTTTGTCAGGTTTCAAGCATGGGCGAAAAGAAGGGTGTCGACATGGAGGAGGGATCACTAGAGCTTGGCATGGGTATGGAGATATCATCATATGCCTGCTTACATTTTCTTTTGTATAGTCTGATCTATGCTGACCAATAAAATATAAAGAAATTTGATGGGGTATTTTTCAGTTGATTAGTTTTCTGTAGGTGGAAAGGTCTGAACTATTAAGTAGCATCAACAATCAACATCCTTTGAGTCCCACCAATCTAAGGCTTCAGAAAATTGCCATAATTGTGCTTCAACCATGTTTTATATTCTAGAGTTGTATGCATATATAGTTTTGATCCATAACACACCATGCTTTGATTAGGTGATTTGACTATATTTTTTACATTATGAAATTAAAAATGGTAAAATAGGGCTAAACTGCATCATCAAACTGCGGATGAAGGGTGTACTACAACTATCTTGAGTTAAATGTTGTTATGTCTTGGATTAGAGAGTTCAACAATTCTAGTTGCCTTTCACTAAATTTGCTTCTTCTTGAGAAACAGATGCCTTTTTAGCATTTCTGTTTTGAATGTGGCTTTGAGCTGTTTCTAGAACAGGACAATTCCTATAAGGTCATTGGTATGTTGATTTCTTAACCTTGTATAATATTGGTTAATGTCAGTATTCATTCATTCGTCTCCAAtgattgttttgtttcttttgagagcCATCAGTAATGCTCATGTATGGACTTGAAACATATTATTGCTACTTTTGTAGGTGGATACAGGACAGTCGAGATCAGTACACTAAGGAGCGTCTGGATTTAGTAATTGATCAGTACACTAAGCGTCTGGATTCAGTAACTACTGTACTGTTTTgagtaaacagattgttggctacTTCTTCAGTATTCAGTATTTAGTATTCAGTAGCAACTTCTTCAGTATTCAGCTTGTTGGCTAAATAGATTGTAGCTGTTCAAAACAGAttttttgtgctcttttgttttatatatgaatatcactatctactttgaaacagaattagtgttaattttgatatttactagcttctcatgtaattaaatactaatattacttcaacgtcagatttctattattttggtatgagtttgaaatcattagctaagttgattatatgtaaaattcgaagCTAGACatggtaaaataaaaataatagttttggaaatataaaaataatgatttttaaatattttttttttaaatttttttctttaaaacgacaacgcttttaaagcgttgcaaaaagtgttgtctttgtaaaaaaaataacaacgcttttaaagcgttgtaatagtgttacaaaagcgttgtctttggtacaaacgacaacgctttaaaagcgttgtcgttgagcagacttttaataaCAGTGCCTTTAataacgctttttcaggcacaaagacaacgctttaaaagcgttgtctattagcttttttcttgtagtgacagtCTATAGGAACTTTCACTTGAATCTGAAATGTAGAGATGGAAGGAGCTGGATGATTCACCGTCGTCATCCTGTCTCAAGAGGATTTCGAGTTACTGGTAGCCGCTCGAGCATAGAAGTTAATGCAACAGCAGCAAGCAACTGCCACCTGTATGTTGTCGCATGATTTGGCCATGTACAGGATGGGTCCTCACACTGAAAGAGGAACTCGAGTGGAAGACCCGACTGGATTTCAACCAGTTCCTCCACCAGCGGCTGGCTTCGTGCAACCACTTATCCAACCAATCAAGATGCCACCTGTGCCACCATCCCCGATAGCACATCACTGGGCACTATTTCGCACTCCTTGGGAGGAGATGGGCTGAGAAGAAAGGCTTTTTTTAAACAAGTATCGTCTTCAGGGGATGCGCTATTGCGAGATTTACGCAAGGGGAGAGCCCCGAGATTCAGTAGTTCTCCTAAGCAGATAAGCATGTCATTCTCCTATGAAACATTAGAAGACGAGCTACCAAAATATTATCGACCTCTAATGATAGGGGAACATGGAGGGTCAACTGATCTGGAAGACCACCTCCTTAAGTTCAAAAATGCCACCCTCCTTCATCAGTACACGGATAGTGTGAAGTGTCGAGTGTTTCTCACCACACTCTCTGATTTAGTACATAGGTGGTTCAAATGATTGTCGGTCGAATCCATATGCTGTTTTAAGGATTTTTGCAAGGTTTTTCTCTACCATTTCGCCAGCAGCTACCCTGAGCCTCTTTTCGCTCAAGTAGAGGCGCAAGGAGACACTCAGGACCTACATCAAAaagttcaaccaagtggccatgaaTGTTCCCTCGGGCACCCCTGAGATTTTGATGAGTGTCTTTTCTCAAGGGCTCATAGATAACGAGTTTTTTCACTCCTTGGTTAGGAAGCCCTTAAGAGACTTCGATCATCTACTTGGCTGGGTGACCAAGTATGTTACTATAGATGAAGTTCAATCTACTCCAAAGAAGAAGGATGTCACCACACCCGCTCCATCACCTGTTGTGAAGCACCGAGCTCCTCCCCTGCCTCTTCCTCATAAAGGACCCCAAGTGGGTCCTCAGTTGCATCACCAAAAGTCATGGCctcaagctgtacaacatgtggaggtcgagcggagaagatTCCCTGAGCCTCCTAGATGGGTTCAACCAAAATTCTATACATATCATCAATCAGGGACACACAACACTTAGAATTGGTATAATTACAATAGGGAGGTGTGTCAGGCGGTTGACCAAGCGTTCTTCCATCAGTCACCATCTCCAAACCATCATCATTATCGGAGGTTGGACAGACCGTCTCGAAGATATCAAGGTGTTGAGCGGCGCCAAAGAACATCCCAACAACAAGACAACCAGGCCTAAGCCCCCTTCGGGGTATAGTAGGAGCACCCCCCGATGCGGCAAGAGGAAGACCATAATAATGTGGCTTAGGGGATATCAGCATGATCGCTGGAGGCCTAACCGATGGAGACTCCAACCGGACGGGAAGTCACACACCCATCGACTGAGATCCACGTTGTCGGTTGTAGCcaagtgttggaatgtatactgaaagtctaagctttgtaaacattcattatgaataaagaatcacatttggtcaaattgtctacatttagttgtagttgttcaattaatttatactgaagataacatagtatgtggtgtcacatgcagaagatgatgttatcagtaccttataaattataaacagtagctcacgaccaaaatggaaaggaacaaaccattagaaggtcgcagtgtaattaggtatcagtttatcttgactgtataattacactagtacactcagagtgtattgagtaggaccatttgaagtcatttcttttatactgactttataaagaaacaaagacctcggttattatggaagtgtgtgctcttaatcataatataataacaaacacatatatttgatatttatttctttaatttatcaatgagtgagatttagttcgatgaatcaataagcccgataagttgggaaatggtatcacttatagtgtgtgttgttgattatagaaggaaactgtgtcctagagatactaggttgataatgtcctcaagagaagctcataaggattgccatgttaaaccctgcaggtggacttagtccgacatgacgataaggttgagtggtactactcttggactaagatattaattaaatgagttgtcagtaactcacttaattagtgggcattcgatatcttaaacaaagggagactaacacactcataataagaaggagcccaaaaatgtaatttgggattggtgcggtagttcaataatagttctctagtggaatgaattattattgataaaattaagttgtgtgttcggggcgaacacgggatgcttaattttatcgggagaccaaaaccaattcctcctctcggtccctatcgtagcctcttatttatagagtactatacccacctatacccactttctatacccacctaaaaggggccggccaagctagcttgggaaccaagctagggccggcctaagcataagatggggtggccggccctagcttgaacccaagctagaggggtcggccatattaatttaaaaaggattttaatttaagttttattatgtgggagatataatttattaaagagaattaaaattaaaatatctctcttataaaagatctacaaaagattaaagaaagagattaaatctctttccttatttgtagattggtgagatattttattttctctttaaaaattattcacatgttgtaaaattaaaattatagaaatttccttttatcaaccatgaagagattctaattttaaaaattttcggaaacaaattaggaagttttaattgttgattaaaacttgtctaatttatctcttttaatgtggccggccattagagattaattgggaaaattttattttatttttctcaattaaatcatgtcaaggaaattttattgtaattaaatttcctaatttgcctaggccaaggaatataaaagaaggggtgagggtgccttcatgagacacaacctctattatttctctccctcttttattccttggagtggccggccatcctcttcctctctccctctttgtggtggtcgaaactctcaaaggcttggagctcttgtggcgaccggatactacttggagaagaagaagaagaaaaaggagagaaagctagcatctcttggagcttggttggtgttttgttcttcatccttggttaagctttttgtggccgaacctagctaggaggagaagaaggtggttggtggtttctcatctcggaagatcgttgcccacacaacgtccgaggttagaagaggaatacggtagaagatcaagaggtctttctaaaaggtataactagtaatttttctttccgcatcatactagttatttttggaaataataccaaatacaagaggcttacgattctagaatttcgaatatgtttttcgatattgtgttcttttgttttttcttttccttgtgatttgattgttcttttcggttaacctaaagttattttaggaaattaaatattagctttctataaaaggttttgtctagtcggtggtggttgctcccatatccaagaaggccatgtgcctcgccatgtcagtactaggaaccgattatggaaattaatatttaatggaattaataacttaaggtgatttgggtcgaacgtgttaagttccgtaggagatccaagtcaaaatctaaaaaaacaaatagattaagttttggatcaaatgtgttaagttccgcaggcgatccaaaatttaatttaaaagaacacatggtagctaggaaaaggttcagacctttgtacaaaatttttgtacagtggaacctctaggctttccgagcagcaaccaacaattggtatcagagctagggttttgcctctgtgtatttggtattagtttaattatgcacatgtcatacataatttaggcaggttaatagtaggatgtgctaactttgtgtatgcaggatccaactattatgacttttagttattatgtgtgtgattggatccttggacatgtcaagggcatttatatgtgtgtgcatgattgtattaaaaatacagcaggagctgtatttagttttattaggattttatttttgatctagatacatgtacattccttttatggaatataggatcaaaaatgtaaaattctatttatgtcgcggatcgaatcttgcaaagcgtggaaccttctaaggaccagaggcgcagcggaactaggagcaagatagacccggtggcggtggccaaatatggcagcagcttggcatgacaacacacggaggacaactagagataaaagccataatagttgaaaattagattttctatttattgcttttatattgtgctgtgtgtgtatgttagtttacatgttttgtaggctaacatagttaaaattcctcatttataaataactaagtgggagagggatttttaagtaaatcccatggtctccattactgatttgtaagtgatgcaaacaagcttgcgcgttggctctgagtgccttcctccataacgaatgagcttgtttgtggatcactagaacagacttccatttttggatgactataggaagttaattaagagcgtgtgatcttccccaacggaaggggcataatcttattaatggacttagtgtcaagtaatgatatacacttagacacatctaatagtatcctccccatcggagtcactgctattatttgtgtgaccaaaagacaccaactattaattttatttgtcaaaaagttaggttgacaagataataaaattaatgggttaaaaccctccttttacaaatgttgaatttgtatacgtccacactaacgtgacatacaaaattcacggtgttttgaggtgttggttaatttaaaatagtattgtttgaggaatcaatattattctaaatttagagttctgaccaaaagttatttgtgattcttaggatgactttcaacccactatccatcatacttcaacagaatagacttactggaccaaattacatagattggaaaagaaaccggacattgttcttacttctgaaagctataaatttgtattgaTTGTGTGAAGCAGCACTCTTTGGTGAATCtagaagaggagattgaatatcataggaaatgggtaaaagcagatgagatggcggtgttacattttggcttcaatgtcaaatgttgcaacatcgacatcaagatttaccaacgacttatgatattatgaacaatctcaaggaactctttggtcatcgggatagggcttctaggcaagaagccatgaaagATAATGACCACGCAAGAGGGTACTCtctgagggatcatatcctaaagatgatggcttatccgaacgagatacggatccttggaggagaaattgatggaaacccggatcgatatgatcctccaaacactacagAAGTTTTGCAGTTCcaccgaactataatatgaataagaggatttattcattagcggaactacttgtTGGAAGCGgctgaaggattatttcgtcacaatgctcaaatttactatctttgaaaatggttctacttctaaaccgagaggaaagaagaagaaacaagttggttcgaaagaaagtgaataaatctcagtgtacgaATTAATgctggagtgaagaagtcaagggcaagtgcttcatctataaGCAGgcaaggcggactgtcctcgtaggaaccaaaacaaaggtatatctcatactctagttgttgaaacatgtttagcggtgttatctacctgcacctggtgtgtagatacgggagccactgatcatgtctgcaattccttgcaggggttccaggaaacccgacgactatctgaaggagagattaccgtctacatgggtaatgctactaaggtggcagctgttgcagtgggagacgtctacttatcttttagtagaaatagaaatttgattttaagaaattgtctttatgtacccagttttagaaagaatttaatttcaatttctaaactgtttttagatggatattcagtttctttcagtaacgatgtagttattaaaagaaataaagtgattatctgttctggtgcat contains:
- the LOC122010311 gene encoding uncharacterized protein LOC122010311, whose amino-acid sequence is MTRSRLACPVSTSPLSTSTLGISLRFATPTATGGSNTRSSVGTWTARSSSSIESSRPSMSSIIARGTLGCPHREVDLAMETDMDRDKGPQKMSNGAPLEKETDDTLMEKETDSFKHGRKEGCRHGGGITRAWHGWIQDSRDQYTKERLDLVIDQYTKRLDSVTTVLF